The Pseudofrankia sp. DC12 region GTCGGGCCCTAGAGCGCCCGACATGTCGGGCGCTGGGCGCCCTCCCCACGCTCACCGCACCACGGAGCAGAAATCGGCGGCTCGAGCCCGGCAGCGGCCGTGTTCACGGCCCGATCCGCCTGGCCGGGCCGGGAACGGGGCTATCCGTCGATGCCGGGCCACGGTGACTGGCCGTCGGCGGGCGTGCCGGGTGACGCGCCTTCGGGGCCCCCGGCCGGCCTCTGCGCGGCGTCGGCGTGGGCAAAGGTGGCGAGACGGACCAGCTCGTCGTCGCGGCGGGCCAACTCCTCGTCCCGCCAGGCAAGCTCGCCGGCCAACCGGGCGAGCACCGCGTCCACCTCGGCCATCCGAT contains the following coding sequences:
- a CDS encoding DivIVA domain-containing protein — encoded protein: MVLAIEILVVAALVFVVAALAVGWFDRMAPASPDAAPTGLPGDGPVSAREVGGIRLNLAFRGYRMAEVDAVLARLAGELAWRDEELARRDDELVRLATFAHADAAQRPAGGPEGASPGTPADGQSPWPGIDG